From the Acidicapsa ligni genome, one window contains:
- a CDS encoding RHS repeat-associated core domain-containing protein — protein sequence MMQTDFVYDCTPSFVYPCALNASRYTGKERDSESGNDYFGARYYASSMGRFSSPDPSGLYYADPENPQSLNLYSYAQNNPLKNIDPDGLRCVWDDGSFDAEDDKQTGNQGGCEGQGGRWETPGTYAPGVDWASSNQDGTLTLHGVTGSDQSVSVTATAVGMTADTSVWVGGYLADFGIAYANASHYLTGGSDIPYYRFFMTHYCGPGGAGDPTGVMDRACKAHDECYAAAGLDASVNTSSSATLTLQQASAAQGCNQALYNAARSNLKASGSAALRLWLTKGDQTPFRGHILAPGTEAKQW from the coding sequence ATGATGCAAACTGATTTCGTCTACGACTGCACTCCGAGTTTTGTGTACCCTTGTGCTTTAAACGCATCCCGTTATACCGGCAAAGAACGCGACTCCGAATCAGGAAACGACTACTTCGGGGCAAGGTACTACGCCTCCAGCATGGGCCGCTTCTCCAGTCCAGATCCATCTGGGCTTTACTACGCCGACCCAGAGAATCCCCAGAGCCTGAACCTATACAGCTACGCTCAAAACAACCCACTAAAGAACATAGACCCAGATGGACTGCGGTGTGTTTGGGACGATGGGAGTTTCGACGCTGAAGATGATAAGCAGACAGGCAACCAAGGTGGTTGTGAAGGTCAGGGTGGACGCTGGGAGACGCCTGGAACCTATGCACCAGGTGTTGATTGGGCAAGCTCAAACCAAGACGGAACGTTGACATTGCACGGCGTAACGGGATCTGATCAATCTGTTTCCGTAACCGCAACCGCAGTAGGAATGACCGCCGATACGTCTGTTTGGGTGGGAGGGTATCTCGCGGATTTCGGTATCGCATACGCAAACGCGTCACACTATCTCACTGGCGGATCAGATATTCCGTATTACCGGTTTTTCATGACGCACTATTGTGGCCCCGGAGGAGCGGGGGACCCAACCGGAGTCATGGACAGAGCTTGTAAGGCTCACGACGAATGCTATGCGGCAGCTGGACTCGATGCTTCGGTCAACACTAGCTCATCCGCCACTTTAACCCTCCAGCAAGCATCCGCTGCCCAGGGTTGCAATCAAGCGTTATACAACGCCGCTCGAAGCAATCTGAAGGCATCCGGATCGGCCGCGTTACGGCTGTGGCTAACGAAGGGCGATCAGACGCCATTCCGAGGTCACATTCTTGCGCCCGGCACAGAAGCGAAACAATGGTAG
- a CDS encoding cytochrome c oxidase subunit 3, giving the protein MSDSHAIATAESGHDHGEHPAYLRHHFVSLEQQQETASFGMWLFLLTEIMFFGGLFTAYLIYRNWYYPAFVAASHTLNIFEGSLNTLVLITSSFTMAMGVWCAETKRRQGLIISLVLTLILGLGFLGIKADEYHEKYVKHHIPGHTFNAQGFVHPDQEALKGGEKPLAPDMAAKTEVYFSLYFAMTGMHAVHMIIGIALLCGMLWKATRGGYMDGNIAYVENFGLYWHFVDIVWIFLFPLLYLISRHQ; this is encoded by the coding sequence ATGTCGGATAGTCACGCGATCGCGACAGCAGAGTCAGGACACGATCATGGTGAGCACCCGGCATATCTGCGCCATCATTTTGTGTCACTGGAGCAGCAGCAGGAAACAGCCAGCTTTGGCATGTGGCTATTTCTGCTGACGGAAATCATGTTCTTTGGCGGCTTGTTTACCGCCTATCTGATCTACAGGAACTGGTACTACCCGGCGTTCGTAGCGGCTTCGCATACGCTGAATATTTTCGAAGGCAGTCTCAATACGCTGGTGCTGATTACGTCGAGCTTCACGATGGCGATGGGTGTCTGGTGTGCGGAAACCAAGCGCCGGCAGGGTTTGATCATCTCCCTGGTTCTGACTCTTATCCTGGGTCTGGGCTTTTTGGGGATCAAGGCGGACGAGTACCACGAAAAGTATGTCAAGCATCACATTCCAGGTCACACCTTCAACGCACAGGGATTTGTTCATCCCGATCAGGAGGCTTTGAAGGGCGGCGAAAAGCCGCTGGCTCCGGATATGGCTGCGAAGACGGAAGTTTACTTCTCGCTCTACTTCGCTATGACTGGCATGCACGCGGTTCACATGATCATCGGAATTGCGTTGCTTTGCGGAATGCTGTGGAAGGCGACTCGCGGCGGGTACATGGATGGGAATATCGCCTATGTCGAGAACTTTGGGTTATATTGGCATTTCGTCGACATTGTATGGATTTTCCTGTTTCCTCTGCTTTATCTCATCAGCCGACATCAGTAG
- a CDS encoding cytochrome C oxidase subunit IV family protein, which produces MSEHFANHDPDSGHTENEQHIVGPLTYFTIFCCLLLGTALTIGASYLELGPWNPVLAILIAVIKATLVILFFMHIKYSSKLMKLTVGAGIFTFLILVGMSLSDYISRAWGQW; this is translated from the coding sequence ATGTCTGAACATTTCGCAAATCATGATCCCGACTCGGGTCACACGGAAAACGAGCAGCATATCGTCGGGCCGCTGACCTATTTCACCATTTTTTGCTGCCTGCTGCTTGGTACGGCGCTTACGATCGGGGCTTCGTACCTCGAATTAGGACCATGGAATCCAGTACTGGCAATCCTGATTGCAGTGATCAAGGCGACGCTTGTGATCCTGTTCTTTATGCATATCAAGTACAGCTCAAAGCTGATGAAGCTGACGGTGGGAGCAGGTATCTTTACCTTTCTCATCCTCGTAGGCATGTCGCTTTCGGACTACATCAGCCGCGCCTGGGGGCAGTGGTAG